A window of Candidatus Bathyarchaeota archaeon contains these coding sequences:
- the larC gene encoding nickel pincer cofactor biosynthesis protein LarC, with protein sequence MVETKKVLVIDCNACGVAGDMLLGAFLDLGVNVERIITAIKTLENPEFGYNHIDIAIDEVVRGEFRATQITVNSATAEKRHGNELIGIVEKAAAGIYMSQKAREFASKAIHTLIEAEAALHKTSFEDAHLHEVALVDTAAEIIGCAVALDDLNLFEAKIYSTPLAVGGGLVKFSHGTVAVPAPATLAILQSKNFPFHGGPIETELATPTGAAILVNLVNEVTNFYPAIVPLKVGFGAGTKEFPDMPAVLRVTVGNAVDTGVASDEIAVLETNVDDLSGEILGYTIDKLLAEGAKDVSITPMVTKKNRLGQIVKVIADQKDATHLSKVLIAETGTLGVRVNYCQRHIVNREVAMVDLTVMGNKASVRVKVSKNAQGEVIRVKPEFEDLKVLAEKTGKPLRELVELAVSKAQEMFPKK encoded by the coding sequence ATGGTTGAAACTAAAAAAGTTCTAGTCATAGACTGCAACGCTTGTGGAGTTGCAGGCGACATGCTGCTGGGCGCTTTTCTGGATTTAGGCGTCAACGTTGAAAGGATTATCACCGCGATTAAAACGTTGGAAAACCCCGAATTCGGATACAACCACATCGACATAGCAATTGACGAAGTTGTGCGGGGAGAGTTCCGCGCCACCCAAATCACAGTAAACTCAGCCACCGCAGAGAAACGTCACGGCAACGAACTTATCGGGATAGTGGAGAAAGCTGCTGCAGGCATTTACATGTCGCAGAAAGCCCGAGAATTCGCCTCCAAAGCAATCCACACCTTAATCGAAGCAGAAGCCGCACTGCATAAAACCAGCTTCGAAGATGCACACCTCCATGAAGTCGCGTTGGTGGATACTGCCGCGGAGATCATCGGTTGCGCGGTAGCTCTTGACGACTTGAACCTGTTTGAAGCAAAAATCTACTCAACACCATTAGCCGTGGGCGGCGGCTTAGTCAAATTCTCTCATGGCACGGTTGCTGTGCCTGCGCCCGCGACGTTGGCGATTCTGCAGAGCAAAAACTTCCCCTTCCACGGCGGACCCATCGAAACCGAATTAGCTACACCCACAGGAGCCGCAATACTGGTCAACTTGGTTAATGAAGTCACCAACTTTTATCCAGCAATTGTGCCGTTAAAGGTGGGTTTTGGGGCGGGAACCAAAGAGTTTCCAGACATGCCTGCGGTTTTGCGGGTGACAGTCGGCAACGCAGTAGACACTGGAGTTGCGAGCGACGAGATTGCTGTGCTTGAAACTAACGTTGATGATCTTTCAGGCGAAATTTTAGGTTACACAATCGACAAGCTACTTGCAGAGGGCGCAAAAGACGTAAGCATCACACCGATGGTCACCAAGAAAAACAGACTAGGGCAAATCGTTAAGGTGATCGCGGACCAAAAAGACGCAACGCACCTCTCAAAGGTACTTATTGCGGAAACGGGAACGTTGGGTGTGAGAGTCAACTACTGTCAACGCCACATTGTAAATCGCGAGGTTGCCATGGTGGATTTGACGGTTATGGGCAACAAAGCGTCTGTACGCGTCAAAGTCTCCAAGAACGCTCAGGGTGAGGTTATCCGTGTCAAACCTGAGTTTGAAGACCTTAAAGTTTTGGCGGAGAAAACTGGGAAGCCGCTGCGGGAACTTGTGGAGTTGGCCGTGTCTAAAGCGCAAGAAATGTTTCCCAAAAAATAG
- a CDS encoding TIGR00289 family protein, translated as MKLGVLFSGGKDSTLALHLAAEKEQVACLITVVSKNKESFMFHTPNIDVSALQAQALGLPLVRVETEGRKEEELADLECAIAEAKGRFGIEGVVTGAVESVYQASRVQRICNRLDLWQFNPLWKTDQKALLETLIAKKYQVIISGVFAYPLDQTWLGRQIDSTIVARLVELEGKYGISPSGEGGEIETTVLDAPLFKRRIEVANAVVEWSGSSGVYVIKEARLVSK; from the coding sequence ATGAAGCTCGGCGTGTTATTTTCAGGAGGCAAAGACTCCACTCTCGCGTTGCATTTGGCTGCGGAGAAAGAACAGGTAGCCTGCCTCATCACTGTGGTTTCGAAGAATAAGGAGAGCTTCATGTTTCACACGCCCAACATCGACGTTTCAGCGTTGCAGGCGCAGGCTTTGGGGTTGCCGCTGGTTAGGGTGGAGACCGAGGGCAGAAAGGAAGAGGAACTCGCCGATTTAGAGTGCGCCATCGCCGAAGCCAAAGGCAGGTTCGGAATCGAGGGGGTTGTCACGGGCGCAGTCGAATCCGTCTACCAAGCCTCCCGCGTCCAGCGCATCTGCAACCGATTAGACCTCTGGCAGTTCAACCCGCTCTGGAAAACAGACCAAAAAGCACTGCTGGAAACCCTAATCGCAAAAAAGTATCAAGTTATCATATCAGGAGTTTTTGCTTACCCACTGGACCAGACGTGGCTTGGCAGACAAATCGACTCCACAATCGTCGCGCGGTTGGTGGAGTTGGAGGGCAAATACGGTATCAGTCCGTCAGGGGAAGGTGGAGAAATCGAAACCACGGTTCTTGATGCGCCCCTGTTTAAGAGGCGTATCGAAGTTGCCAACGCTGTGGTGGAGTGGAGTGGCAGTTCAGGCGTTTACGTAATTAAAGAGGCGAGGCTGGTTTCCAAGTGA
- the larB gene encoding nickel pincer cofactor biosynthesis protein LarB, translating into MPSVREVLEKVSRKEISPEQAEKMLKLHAVDELGCLAKLDGNRELRKGVPEIILAEGKTPSEVIGICKVMLKNCGRVIVSRCKQEHISAIQTLAAEGLQIEINKQARLAVLKKDSYTNAGNGGRVAILTAGTSDIPIAEETKVVAQEMGCTVYTYYDVGVAGIHRLLEPIKEVITNDVDVVVVVAGREGALASVVSGLVDVPVIAVPTSNSYGFGEKGVGTLMAMLQSCSLGLAVVNIDGGVAAGAVAALIAKRVAKFRK; encoded by the coding sequence ATGCCATCGGTTAGGGAAGTTTTAGAAAAGGTTTCTCGCAAAGAAATCTCGCCTGAGCAGGCAGAGAAGATGCTTAAGCTGCATGCGGTTGACGAGTTGGGCTGTTTAGCGAAGCTGGATGGTAACCGTGAACTGCGCAAGGGTGTACCTGAAATCATTTTAGCCGAAGGAAAAACACCTAGTGAAGTTATCGGAATCTGTAAGGTTATGCTGAAGAATTGTGGCAGAGTTATCGTCAGCCGATGCAAACAGGAACACATCTCAGCCATCCAAACACTCGCTGCGGAAGGTTTACAAATCGAAATTAACAAACAAGCAAGGTTGGCGGTGCTAAAAAAAGACAGTTACACAAACGCAGGTAATGGTGGAAGGGTGGCGATTTTAACCGCGGGAACCTCAGACATACCCATAGCAGAAGAAACCAAAGTCGTCGCACAAGAGATGGGTTGCACCGTCTACACTTACTATGATGTGGGTGTGGCAGGAATTCACCGTTTGCTTGAACCCATAAAAGAAGTCATCACCAACGACGTTGATGTTGTGGTGGTGGTTGCGGGTCGCGAGGGGGCATTGGCTTCGGTGGTTTCAGGTTTGGTGGATGTTCCCGTGATTGCGGTACCGACTTCGAACAGTTATGGGTTTGGCGAAAAGGGCGTCGGCACTTTGATGGCGATGTTGCAGTCGTGTTCGTTGGGGCTGGCTGTTGTGAACATTGACGGGGGCGTGGCGGCAGGAGCCGTTGCAGCTCTGATTGCAAAACGTGTAGCCAAATTTAGGAAATGA
- a CDS encoding energy-coupling factor ABC transporter ATP-binding protein yields MAEPIVSVKDVKFSYPAGVSALKGVSVDIHQGERVALLGPNGSGKSTLILLIAGLLLPSKGEITVFGEKTTSKDFQKLRSRIGIVFQDPDDQLFTPSVIEDVEYGPKNLKLPEEDIKARSAHVLEKMGITHLRNRPPHRLSFGEKKKVSLATALVLKPELLILDEPTANLDLVSRRGLIETINELSKAGTTIIVSTHDAEAIPELADRIVVISHGEKLCEGKTSEVLEDKAMLEASGLEPPTIVDLFGELKTQGLINDVPITLSDGKEALIKLLKTQKNTPT; encoded by the coding sequence ATGGCTGAGCCAATCGTTTCAGTAAAAGACGTTAAATTTAGCTATCCCGCAGGCGTTAGTGCACTCAAAGGCGTTTCCGTCGATATCCATCAAGGGGAACGTGTGGCGCTGCTGGGACCGAATGGCTCAGGCAAATCTACGCTTATCCTTTTGATTGCGGGACTGCTTTTGCCCAGCAAGGGCGAGATAACAGTCTTTGGCGAAAAAACAACCTCAAAAGACTTCCAAAAACTACGTTCAAGGATAGGCATAGTTTTTCAAGACCCCGACGATCAACTCTTCACACCCAGCGTTATCGAAGACGTCGAGTACGGACCGAAAAACCTCAAACTCCCCGAAGAAGACATCAAAGCACGAAGTGCACATGTACTCGAAAAAATGGGCATAACGCATCTGAGAAATCGCCCACCACATCGGTTGAGTTTTGGAGAAAAAAAGAAGGTTTCGCTTGCAACGGCGCTGGTGCTTAAGCCTGAACTGCTGATTTTGGATGAGCCAACCGCGAACCTTGACCTTGTTTCCCGACGAGGACTAATTGAAACTATAAATGAGTTGAGCAAGGCAGGCACAACCATCATCGTCTCAACCCATGATGCCGAAGCCATCCCTGAACTCGCCGACCGAATCGTCGTCATAAGCCACGGCGAAAAACTCTGCGAAGGCAAAACCAGCGAAGTGTTAGAGGACAAGGCGATGCTTGAAGCTTCAGGGCTGGAGCCGCCCACCATAGTGGACTTGTTTGGGGAACTCAAAACTCAAGGACTAATCAATGATGTACCAATTACCTTGTCGGATGGGAAAGAGGCGCTTATAAAGCTGCTAAAAACACAAAAGAATACTCCCACATAA
- the cbiQ gene encoding cobalt ECF transporter T component CbiQ: MKVPQSLKDLMEGAESLVYLEDLSTKKGVLQAINPLAKLVAITAMIVASLFIFNVTYLLLICCVPIFLAVTSRLPLRQFFSRTALIPLFSVIIALPPLFLTAGNPIASANIGITTLTITSEGLNQFLIFTVRVWFCVASIVVFVLSTGFEKVLRLFSSLKVPHLIIQLFSLTYRYFFVSIHEAQSVLLAKEARTYIHKRTINRQALKDLGAIIATLFIRTYERSERVYLAMKARGFEISNETKQAAPKLHVMDVAFASSIIVAFAYLALL; this comes from the coding sequence ATGAAAGTCCCCCAATCCCTAAAAGACCTCATGGAAGGAGCCGAATCACTAGTTTACCTAGAAGACTTAAGCACAAAAAAAGGGGTACTGCAAGCAATAAATCCCCTCGCAAAATTAGTCGCCATAACCGCGATGATTGTGGCGTCTCTGTTTATCTTCAACGTAACCTATCTGCTATTGATTTGCTGTGTCCCCATCTTTTTAGCTGTAACCTCAAGGCTCCCCCTACGCCAATTCTTTTCCCGCACCGCGTTGATTCCGCTGTTTTCCGTCATAATTGCGCTCCCGCCTCTTTTCTTAACTGCAGGCAACCCAATCGCATCAGCCAACATTGGCATCACAACCTTAACCATAACTTCTGAGGGGCTTAACCAGTTTCTCATTTTCACCGTGCGCGTGTGGTTCTGTGTCGCATCCATAGTTGTCTTTGTGTTGTCAACGGGTTTTGAGAAGGTACTTAGGCTTTTCTCATCTCTAAAAGTTCCGCATCTGATAATTCAACTGTTCAGCTTAACATACCGATACTTTTTCGTCTCCATCCATGAAGCCCAAAGCGTTCTGTTAGCTAAAGAAGCCCGCACATACATCCACAAGCGAACCATAAACAGGCAAGCCCTAAAAGACTTAGGCGCTATAATCGCCACCCTCTTCATCCGCACATACGAGCGCTCTGAGCGAGTTTACTTGGCTATGAAAGCCCGCGGATTCGAAATCAGCAACGAAACAAAACAGGCAGCCCCAAAACTACATGTAATGGATGTAGCGTTTGCGTCATCAATAATAGTGGCGTTTGCATATCTTGCGTTGTTATAG
- a CDS encoding gamma-glutamyl-gamma-aminobutyrate hydrolase family protein (Members of this family of hydrolases with an active site Cys residue belong to MEROPS family C26.), translated as MNWRKDSLAYTEFVSPILAAVKPLEPCAVRHYLELQHSEIDGYSHIILSGTPLKDFEFLKRLDRFQWIKTSQKPILGICAGMQTIAKVYGENLRACQQVGMTEITTTKENPLFSGTFQAYSLHSYTVLPSPTFDVIAESKECIQAIKHKQKPLYGVLFHPEVRNPDILKRFVESRVGI; from the coding sequence TTGAACTGGCGGAAGGATTCGCTGGCTTACACCGAATTCGTCTCGCCGATTCTAGCTGCTGTTAAGCCCCTTGAGCCATGTGCAGTCAGGCATTACTTGGAACTACAGCACTCAGAAATCGACGGTTACAGCCACATAATCCTCTCAGGAACCCCCCTCAAAGACTTCGAATTCCTAAAACGCCTCGACCGTTTCCAATGGATAAAAACCTCCCAAAAGCCGATTTTGGGCATCTGCGCGGGCATGCAAACCATCGCAAAAGTCTACGGCGAAAACCTCCGTGCCTGCCAGCAGGTAGGCATGACCGAAATCACCACCACAAAAGAAAACCCGCTCTTCAGCGGCACTTTCCAAGCATACTCGCTCCACAGCTACACAGTCTTGCCATCCCCAACCTTTGATGTAATAGCAGAATCTAAAGAGTGCATCCAAGCCATAAAACACAAACAAAAACCCCTCTACGGCGTCCTATTCCACCCCGAAGTCCGCAACCCCGACATCCTAAAACGGTTCGTCGAAAGCAGGGTAGGAATTTAA
- the larE gene encoding ATP-dependent sacrificial sulfur transferase LarE: MDALQRKLDNLKSFIADKGKNGVVIAFSGGVDSATLAAISHQILGEKAVAVIAQSPTYTTEELREAKQTAQEIGLKLYITHTNELENAEFTKNPENRCYHCKKELLQKLTTFAHQQGFAAVFEGTNFSDLATHRPGFRAVQEAEGVWSPWVAAKFSKEEIRQVAKNLGLSVYDRPALACLASRIPFGEEITAEKLKRIEESEKVVKRILGVKQVRVRDHKGLARIEVDADERTLFFDEAVLDKVACELKRLGFKYVTFDLEGYRSGSMLKTLGER, from the coding sequence ATGGACGCCCTGCAACGCAAACTAGATAACCTAAAAAGCTTCATAGCCGACAAGGGCAAAAACGGCGTCGTCATCGCATTTAGCGGCGGCGTCGACAGCGCCACACTGGCGGCAATTAGCCATCAGATATTAGGAGAAAAAGCCGTTGCAGTCATCGCCCAATCCCCCACATACACCACCGAAGAACTACGCGAAGCCAAACAAACAGCCCAAGAAATCGGCTTAAAACTCTACATAACCCACACCAACGAATTAGAAAACGCAGAGTTCACCAAAAACCCCGAAAACCGCTGCTACCACTGCAAAAAAGAACTCCTCCAAAAACTGACGACATTTGCGCATCAACAAGGGTTTGCTGCGGTTTTCGAGGGAACTAACTTTTCCGATTTAGCTACTCACAGGCCTGGTTTTCGGGCAGTGCAGGAAGCGGAAGGCGTTTGGAGTCCATGGGTTGCCGCCAAATTCAGCAAAGAGGAAATACGGCAAGTAGCCAAAAATTTGGGGCTCAGCGTGTATGATCGGCCTGCTTTGGCGTGTTTGGCGTCGCGAATTCCCTTCGGCGAGGAGATTACAGCCGAGAAACTAAAGCGCATAGAAGAGTCCGAAAAGGTAGTTAAGCGAATTTTGGGTGTAAAACAGGTCAGGGTTAGAGACCACAAGGGGTTGGCGCGAATCGAAGTGGACGCAGATGAGAGGACACTGTTTTTTGATGAAGCAGTCTTAGACAAGGTCGCCTGTGAGCTTAAACGGTTGGGCTTTAAGTACGTGACGTTTGATTTGGAAGGCTACCGAAGTGGCAGTATGCTAAAAACTTTGGGCGAGCGTTAA
- a CDS encoding NAD(P)H-dependent oxidoreductase codes for MEIVVLNDARKQDDKVDQTAQTLTDTLTPFGHVSLYRLRDIQVGDCLGCFGCSTKTPGKCVINDDAQEIINKLPLTDLSVYVSPVVFGGYSYELKKVLDRQICGILPFFHKVKGELHHPQRYNKIGKLAAIGVLPKPDPQAEEIFRTLLYRNSLNKQASRHATAFIYYKDTEEQGEGKISQLLAALEIKV; via the coding sequence TTGGAAATCGTTGTGCTAAACGATGCAAGAAAACAAGATGACAAAGTGGACCAAACGGCCCAAACCCTAACAGACACCCTGACCCCTTTCGGTCATGTTTCTCTTTATCGTTTACGGGACATTCAAGTGGGCGACTGTTTGGGCTGTTTTGGCTGCTCGACAAAAACCCCTGGAAAATGCGTCATCAACGATGATGCACAAGAAATAATCAACAAACTCCCCTTAACCGACCTAAGTGTATATGTGTCTCCTGTGGTTTTCGGCGGTTACTCCTACGAACTCAAAAAAGTCCTAGACCGCCAAATCTGCGGTATACTACCGTTTTTCCACAAAGTAAAAGGAGAGTTACATCATCCACAGCGTTACAACAAAATCGGCAAACTCGCAGCGATCGGCGTTCTACCAAAACCCGACCCGCAAGCCGAAGAAATCTTTCGCACCCTGCTCTACCGAAATTCACTCAACAAACAAGCCAGCCGTCACGCAACCGCCTTCATCTACTACAAAGATACCGAAGAACAGGGTGAAGGGAAAATCAGTCAGTTGCTTGCAGCGTTGGAGATAAAAGTATGA
- a CDS encoding PLP-dependent cysteine synthase family protein: MNGKNILDLIGNTPLVRIQRLNPNPDLEIYVKLEKNNPGGSIKDRVAKYMIEQAEKSGQLTHSKVVIEPTSGNTGIGIALVCRAKGYDALIVMPETMSMERRQMLISLGAKVLLSDGAKGMDGAEDLAKEIAAKNPDKYFMPNQFANEANVLAHYETTAPEIWRDTDGKVTHVVAGIGTTGTLMGLSKRLKEYNADVQVIGVQPEVGTAIQGLKDLKTQHIPKIWNPALVDEIHYVNPKVADETARLLALQESIFVGPSSGAIFSVALQKAQTLKSGLIVCVAPDGGEKYLSTTLCDPHLCLECAKKYGIGCSYRDGKPVMKGDPNTVV; the protein is encoded by the coding sequence GTGAACGGCAAAAACATCCTCGACTTAATCGGCAACACGCCACTTGTACGCATCCAACGCCTAAACCCCAACCCAGACCTTGAAATCTACGTTAAACTTGAAAAAAACAACCCTGGCGGCAGCATAAAAGATCGCGTCGCCAAATACATGATTGAGCAAGCCGAAAAATCTGGGCAATTAACCCATAGTAAAGTGGTGATTGAACCGACCAGCGGCAACACAGGCATCGGCATCGCTTTGGTCTGCCGTGCAAAAGGCTACGACGCACTCATCGTTATGCCTGAAACCATGAGTATGGAGCGTCGCCAGATGTTGATTTCGCTGGGTGCTAAAGTTCTGCTGAGCGATGGCGCAAAGGGGATGGATGGCGCAGAAGACTTAGCTAAAGAAATCGCCGCCAAAAACCCTGACAAGTATTTTATGCCCAACCAGTTCGCTAATGAAGCCAACGTTTTAGCTCACTATGAAACGACTGCGCCTGAGATTTGGCGTGACACGGATGGCAAAGTAACCCATGTAGTGGCTGGGATCGGAACGACTGGCACGTTGATGGGTTTGTCTAAGCGTCTAAAAGAATACAACGCTGATGTGCAGGTGATTGGTGTGCAACCCGAAGTAGGCACAGCCATTCAAGGGTTAAAAGACCTAAAAACGCAGCATATCCCAAAAATCTGGAACCCCGCCCTCGTAGACGAAATCCATTACGTCAACCCCAAAGTTGCAGACGAAACCGCGCGGTTGTTGGCGTTGCAGGAGAGCATTTTTGTGGGTCCAAGTTCAGGCGCAATTTTCAGCGTTGCCCTCCAGAAAGCCCAGACGCTCAAGTCAGGTTTGATTGTATGTGTTGCGCCCGACGGCGGAGAGAAATATCTCAGCACTACGTTGTGTGATCCCCATTTGTGTTTGGAATGTGCCAAAAAGTACGGCATCGGTTGCAGCTACCGCGACGGCAAACCCGTGATGAAAGGCGACCCAAATACCGTTGTCTAA
- a CDS encoding DUF1622 domain-containing protein yields MATDVLYLFGGGVLIYGALLVTIRFIQIKLANPYKHTYSTRYLSSYLTLSLNFFIGAEIIRTVAVRTYEEFTLLILVIFSRGLFSLILYLERRWHGATETE; encoded by the coding sequence TTGGCGACTGATGTGCTTTACCTCTTCGGGGGAGGCGTTCTAATCTACGGGGCACTGTTGGTGACGATTCGTTTTATCCAGATTAAGCTGGCTAACCCCTACAAGCACACCTACTCGACGCGTTACCTTTCAAGCTACTTGACTTTGAGCTTGAACTTTTTCATCGGGGCAGAAATCATACGCACTGTTGCCGTGCGCACTTATGAGGAGTTTACGTTGTTGATTTTGGTTATTTTCAGCAGGGGGTTGTTTAGTTTGATTTTGTATTTAGAGCGGCGTTGGCATGGAGCCACCGAAACCGAGTAA
- a CDS encoding energy-coupling factor ABC transporter permease — translation MHIPDGFLTINVIIPTFIITLIFLAIAIKKVKLTDQQVPIMGLLTALFFAAMMMNYPIVGGTTAHLLGGATLGLILGPFAGGISMTIILVLQAFLFGDGGLTALGANILNMGVIGIVVPCAVFLVMNKALKIKTTAALFVTVFVAAFLSDVTAAVAAGVELGLSQPVFQYGLSVAVPAMAINHSIMGVAEAFVTVVIIGTLLKLRPDVLAKSPILGKLSMFNKKDEVEA, via the coding sequence ATGCACATACCCGACGGATTCCTAACAATAAACGTCATAATACCCACCTTCATAATCACACTCATCTTCCTGGCAATAGCCATCAAAAAAGTAAAACTAACCGACCAACAAGTCCCCATCATGGGCCTACTAACCGCGCTTTTCTTCGCCGCCATGATGATGAATTACCCCATCGTCGGCGGAACAACCGCACATCTCTTAGGCGGAGCAACGTTGGGCCTCATATTAGGCCCCTTTGCTGGCGGCATCTCAATGACTATAATCCTTGTTTTACAGGCGTTCCTGTTTGGAGATGGCGGGCTCACAGCCCTCGGTGCCAACATCCTCAACATGGGTGTAATCGGCATAGTCGTTCCCTGCGCAGTATTCCTAGTAATGAACAAGGCACTTAAAATTAAAACAACCGCAGCCCTGTTTGTAACGGTTTTTGTTGCAGCATTCTTAAGCGACGTAACCGCGGCAGTTGCAGCAGGTGTGGAACTTGGCTTGTCGCAACCCGTATTCCAGTACGGTTTAAGCGTGGCAGTTCCAGCGATGGCAATCAACCACTCCATTATGGGTGTCGCGGAAGCTTTTGTCACAGTAGTCATTATCGGTACACTTCTAAAACTTCGCCCGGACGTTTTAGCTAAAAGCCCCATATTGGGCAAACTAAGCATGTTTAACAAGAAAGATGAAGTGGAGGCGTAA
- a CDS encoding ACT domain-containing protein, whose product MKVLLNDGLEKEGLAIFQEAGIETDTKKRDPTQLVAEIGQFDALVVRSATKVTREVIEAGAKGKLKIIGRAGVGYDNIDVAAASENGIVVKIAPYGSTNAVAELTIDLMLCISRNTPQSHHFLKNGVWIKKKLEGRELNGKTLGLIGCGRIGQRVAQIAKLGFNMEVVGYDIKPCPESGIKFLATKEDVLKVADYISVHTGGKDVIIGASELAVMKPTAYIINTSRGNNIDQQALYAALKDGKIGGYAADVYKEEPKAENDPFNDKLKELDNVVLSSHLGASTVEAQRETSTEIARVLSGYLLGGDFTNAVNAGESIEVEEKEIFTLFIHHHDVPGVFANIDKVLADCNINIRANYSRQINKGYAISVYVLHQAVTPEIVAKLKAVPNVCNVKA is encoded by the coding sequence ATGAAAGTACTGTTAAACGATGGTTTAGAGAAGGAAGGCTTAGCGATCTTCCAAGAAGCAGGCATAGAAACCGACACCAAAAAACGTGACCCCACGCAACTGGTTGCCGAAATCGGCCAGTTCGACGCGCTCGTGGTTAGAAGCGCCACCAAAGTCACCCGCGAAGTCATCGAGGCAGGCGCTAAGGGAAAACTCAAAATCATCGGACGCGCAGGCGTAGGATACGACAACATCGACGTAGCAGCAGCATCAGAAAACGGCATAGTCGTAAAAATCGCGCCGTACGGCAGCACAAACGCCGTGGCAGAATTAACCATAGATCTGATGCTTTGTATTTCCCGTAACACGCCGCAGTCTCATCATTTCCTCAAAAACGGAGTTTGGATCAAAAAGAAGCTGGAGGGCAGAGAACTCAACGGCAAAACCTTAGGCTTAATCGGCTGCGGCAGAATCGGGCAGAGAGTCGCCCAGATTGCTAAACTCGGCTTCAACATGGAAGTCGTAGGTTACGACATTAAACCCTGCCCTGAGAGCGGCATCAAATTCCTCGCCACAAAAGAAGACGTTCTAAAAGTAGCCGACTACATAAGTGTCCACACAGGCGGTAAAGACGTCATCATCGGCGCCAGTGAACTCGCCGTCATGAAACCTACAGCCTACATCATCAACACCAGCCGCGGCAACAACATTGACCAGCAAGCTCTCTACGCAGCCCTCAAAGACGGCAAAATCGGCGGCTACGCAGCAGACGTCTACAAAGAGGAACCCAAAGCAGAAAACGACCCCTTCAACGACAAACTCAAAGAACTCGACAACGTCGTGTTGAGCAGCCACCTCGGTGCATCCACCGTCGAAGCGCAGCGGGAAACCTCGACTGAAATCGCTCGGGTACTCAGCGGGTACCTGTTGGGCGGAGACTTCACCAACGCCGTCAACGCAGGCGAATCAATCGAGGTAGAAGAGAAGGAGATTTTCACACTCTTCATCCATCACCATGACGTGCCAGGCGTGTTCGCTAACATCGATAAGGTGCTTGCTGACTGCAACATAAACATCCGCGCCAACTACAGCCGCCAAATCAACAAAGGCTACGCTATAAGCGTCTACGTACTGCATCAAGCCGTTACCCCTGAAATCGTAGCCAAACTCAAAGCCGTCCCCAACGTCTGCAACGTCAAAGCCTAA